One Bombus fervidus isolate BK054 chromosome 7, iyBomFerv1, whole genome shotgun sequence genomic region harbors:
- the LOC139989332 gene encoding uncharacterized protein: MRLSMVVELLLIVLLIAFAAYGRVIERDEKAEDRAIRDVSGSKQSNVGISTLSLKQATDNVNRYCTCNENICNCCRDFHIPLVQLQGPGCASLQYLQGDNLAVQLSFGDNILTSTIVNGKNPKPVCVPLPGGFTKFCGRIYSIKRDAKNHFKACLGLELQSATELEASLRVSCFRFGPDGLKLRPAEPLPVIEAEVTEEDDDDDFFGLGSDDDDEDDDAEDNAPLANSVPNSSAEEDEEEDDDEDVLGFGALLDIITGEDETSTKKPKVTTPPPLLHFTIPILNKPTSSSVDSNVASNVATNDSEEDNEYNQESSNISGEGNIEINDESAATDTTGSEAEEIVTQVSNKVASYTKPDKTPIKKFTAVDTSTKKPSITSSSINAIENETNKKKKPLRKPIKGEEDDDDDILGDSLDDDDDDDDEDEEILNDDDDDNEKDSEAEEDEDEKVDGSEHGNHEDEDEKGEIEDLDDDDDEEDAVISALVYDEKENGKKKGKVKKHHQSSEAYDDDSDYELGLTGLLARSRHSRDSRQSKEMRF, translated from the exons ATGCGGCTGTCGATGGTGGTCGAGTTGTTACTGATCGTGCTTCTGATCGCGTTCGCCGCTTACGGCAGAGTGATCG AGCGCGATGAGAAAGCAGAAGATAGAGCGATTAGGGATGTGAGCGGTTCTAAACAGAGTAACGTCGGTATATCGACGTTATCGTTGAAACAGGCAACCGACAACGTCAACAGATATTGCACTTGCAATGAGAACATATGCAATTGCTGCAGAGACTTCCATATACCGCTGGTGCAATTACAAGGACCAG GATGTGCATCATTGCAATACTTGCAAGGGGATAATTTGGCGGTGCAACTTAGCTTCGGTGATAACATCCTAACAAGCACAATCGTAAATG GAAAGAATCCAAAGCCCGTATGCGTCCCGTTACCTGGAGGGTTTACGAAATTCTGTGGAAGAATTTATTCCATTAAACGGGATGCTAAAAATCACTTCAAAGCCTGCCTTGGACTGGAATTACAATCAGCGACAGAACTTGAGGCCAGTTTACGCGTTAGCTGCTTTAG ATTTGGCCCTGACGGTCTAAAGTTACGCCCAGCAGAACCACTTCCGGTAATCGAAGCTGAGGTCACGGAAGaagacgacgatgacgatTTCTTTGGCCTCGGTTCGGACGATGACGATGAAGACGATGATGCCGAGGATAATGCACCGTTGGCTAACTCCGTACCAAATTCCTCCGCGGAAGAAGACGAGgaagaagacgacgacgaagatgTTCTTGGATTCGGAGCTCTATTAGATATTATAACTGGCGAAGATGAGACCTCAACGAAGAAACCAAAAGTAACCACGCCTCCACCTCTTCTCCACTTCACGATTCCAATTCTAAATAAGCCGACATCGTCATCAGTAGATTCTAACGTCGCAAGTAACGTTGCCACTAACGATTCCGAAGAAGACAACGAGTATAATCAAGAATCCTCGAACATAAGCGGAGAAGgcaatatcgaaataaatgaCGAATCTGCAGCCACCGATACGACGGGTAGCGAAGCCGAAGAGATCGTTACACAGGTCTCGAATAAGGTAGCTTCCTATACGAAGCCGGATAAAACACCGATTAAGAAATTCACAGCGGTTGATACGAGTACGAAAAAGCCAAGCATCACGAGCTCCAGTATCAACGCAatcgaaaatgaaacgaacaagaagaagaaacccTTGAGGAAACCGATTAAGGGCGAAGaggacgacgatgacgatatTCTAGGAGATAGTCtggacgacgatgacgacgacgacgatgaggATGAAGAGATTttaaacgacgacgacgatgataaCGAGAAGGATAGCGAGGCAGAGGAGGACGAAGATGAGAAGGTTGACGGAAGTGAACACGGGAATCACGAGGACGAGGACGAGAAAGGCGAGATTGAAGATTtagatgacgacgacgacgaagaagatGCAGTGATCAGCGCGTTGGTTTATGACGAAAAAGAGAATGGAAAGAAGAAGGGCAAAGTAAAGAAGCATCATCAGTCTTCCGAAGCTTACGATGATGACTCGGATTACGAATTAGGCTTGACCGGGCTTTTGGCAAGAAGCAGGCATTCGAGAGACAGTCGCCAGAGCAAAGAGATGAGATTCTAA
- the LOC139989333 gene encoding uncharacterized protein, translated as MFKLFSVFVTLLLVQTAWSSTSHDKSIKALQKVLANSVTYYDPNTGTELNAEITNSKQNNSIATKIYQRSLCHCEESSCNCCVGIRFLGFNGPVCIRITINEYSKAVITANGKTILTHYFRAHSRPRCVSLFNHINICGRFNFYYVNDHLRSCMSIRLQFLFLTFSGFQFPCVQIGDDGISMASLALLLNQPVTESEEQVTNSEIYDEVDFEQQDLEVPDNHMLMLTPEQEAQIGQLKLRSLGTN; from the exons ATGTTCAAATTGTTCAGCGTTTTTGTGACACTCCTCTTGGTACAGACAGCCTGGAGTTCCACGTCTCACGATAAAAGCATTAAAGCTCTTCAAAAAG TTTTAGCCAATTCGGTGACGTACTATGACCCGAATACCGGAACTGAGCTAAACGCAGAGATAACCAATTCAAAACAGAATAATTCGATCGCTACAAAGATATATCAACGTTCGCTATGCCACTGTGAGGAGAGCAGTTGTAACTGTTGCGTCGGTATTCGTTTCCTTGGTTTTAATGGCCCAGTGTGTATTAGAATTACAATTAATGAATACAGTAAAGCCGTCATAACCGCAAACGGAAAAACAATATTAACACATTACTTTAGAg cGCATTCACGCCCGAGATGTGTTAGTCTTTTCAaccatataaatatttgcggTCGATTCAACTTTTATTATGTTAATGACCATTTGCGATCTTGTATGAGCATCAGACTTCAGTTTCTCTTCCTTACATTTTCGGGATTCCAATTTCCATGCGTTCAAATTGGCGATGACGGGATCTCTATGGCGAGTCTCGCACTGTTACTGAATCAGCCTGTCACAGAGTCAGAAGAGCAAGTAACCAACTCGGAAATATACGACGAAGTAGATTTCGAACAGCAGGATCTGGAAGTTCCTGACAATCACATGTTAATGTTGACTCCCGAGCAAGAGGCACAAATCGGACAATTAAAATTGCGATCACTAGGAACGAATTAA
- the LOC139989334 gene encoding uncharacterized protein, with the protein MREESSIEINDESAATDTTGSEAEEIVKKVFNKIESYAKPDKTPTEKFTTSDTNTGKPGIASSSINEIENERSKKKKPLRKPIKGEEDDDDDILGDSLDDDDDDDDEDEEILNDDDDDNEKDSEAEEDEDEKVDGSEHENHEDEDERGEIEDLDDDDDEEDAVISALVYDEKENGKKMGKVKKHHQSSEAYDDDSDYELGLTGLLARSRHSRDSRHSKEMRF; encoded by the coding sequence ATGAGAGAAGAAAGCAGTATCGAAATAAATGACGAATCTGCAGCCACCGATACGACGGGTAGCGAAGCCGAAGAAATCGTTAAAAAGGTCTTCAATAAGATAGAGTCCTATGCGAAGCCGGATAAAACACCGACCGAGAAATTCACAACGTCGGATACGAATACGGGGAAGCCTGGCATCGCGAGCTCCAGCATCAACGAAATCGAAAATGAGAGgagtaaaaagaagaaacccTTGAGGAAACCGATTAAGGGCGAAGaggacgacgatgacgatatTCTAGGAGATAGTCtggacgacgatgacgacgacgacgatgaggATGAAGAGATTttaaacgacgacgacgatgataaCGAGAAGGATAGCGAAGCAGAGGAGGACGAAGATGAGAAGGTTGACGGAAGTGAACACGAGAATCACGAGGACGAAGACGAGAGAGGCGAGATTGAAGATTtagatgacgacgacgacgaagaagatGCAGTGATCAGCGCGTTGGTTTATGACGAAAAAGAGAATGGAAAGAAGATGGGCAAAGTGAAGAAACATCACCAGTCTTCCGAAGCTTACGATGATGACTCGGATTACGAATTAGGCTTGACCGGGCTTTTGGCAAGAAGCAGGCATTCGAGAGACAGTCGCCATAGCAAAGAGATGAgattttaa
- the LOC139989169 gene encoding uncharacterized protein, whose product MLFKLLNVFVTLLLVQAAWCATSHDEDIETSQEVQSDLVSYYDPYTGTELDVHTSDSILAMIHERSLCQSEPNAYACCVGVHIKNMKASLCAKLVNGNDPKVEITANGKTIFSHSAKANLPEMCGNLFEGVKVCEQTQVSATNNGLRVCSNIRLKYAMIFKSHINIPCFNINKHGISVGSFALLENQ is encoded by the exons ATGTTGTTCAAATTGTTGAACGTCTTTGTGACACTCCTCCTGGTACAGGCTGCCTGGTGCGCTACGTCTCACGATGAAGATATTGAAACTTCTCAAGAAg TCCAGTCTGACTTAGTGTCGTACTATGATCCGTACACCGGAACTGAACTGGACGTACACACGAGCGATTCCATTCTTGCAATGATACATGAACGTTCTCTATGTCAAAGTGAACCGAACGCTTATGCCTGTTGCGTTGGTGTTcatatcaaaaatatgaaagcaTCATTATGTGCAAAACTTGTCAACGGTAACGACCCTAAGGTTGAGATAACCGCAAACGGAAAAACGATCTTCTCGCATTCCGCGAAGG CGAACTTGCCTGAAATGTGTGGTAACCTGTTCGAAGGAGTAAAAGTATGCGAACAAACACAAGTGTCTGCTACTAACAATGGTTTACGGGTTTGCTCGAACATCAGACTTAAATACGCTATGATCTTTAAGAGTCACATAAATATCCCATGCTTTAACATTAACAAACATGGAATCTCCGTGGGGAGCTTCGCACTGTTAGAGAATCAGTAG